The sequence CATTTCTTCGGTACCGATAAGAATGTCCGGGCGCAGACTGAGAATGCCCTCAGCGGAAAGGCTGCGCTGATAACCAATGCTCGGCAGCGCCTTCAACGACTCCGGATGCTGGCTGGTGGTATCAACGCCGACCAGCTTCGACTCGCCGCCCAACGCACTGACCCATTCCGACAGCGCACCGCCGGCGCTGACCCAACGTTGCGGCAAATCGGCCGCTGCAGCCTGATGGCTGACGAACAGTCCGGCACACAGCACAACAACGCGGGTACTCAGGCGCATACACAGCTTCCTTGAAAGACGTTTTTCCCGGGCATCCGGATGGCAGGCCAAGTATCCTCGCCCCTGCCAGCCGCCCTGCGGACGAAGGCCGCCATTTGATAATTGTTTGCATTTAAACGTCAAGCTCGGACATATCCAGACACGAGCGGACATTAGAGGATAGCCATGAAGTTTCTCTGCACGGGCACTGAACTCGCCGAAGCGGCCAGCCGTGGCTTTGAAGTCGACGGGAACAAGCTGTTCGCCGTGCGCCGCAATGGGCAAGCGTACGTTTATCTCAATCGCTGCCCGCACCGGGGCGTTGGTCTTGAATGGCATCCCGACCAATTTCTCGACCCAAGCAACAGCCTGATCCAGTGCGCCACCCACGGCGCACTGTTTCTGATCGAGGACGGTGAATGCGTCGCCGGGCCTTGCGCCGGGCAATCACTCACCGCCATTGCGTGCCGGGAAGACGCGCAAGGCTTGTGGATCGATGTTTAACCGTTGAGCAGCACGTCGAGACGCCGGTCGATGACCATCTCTTCATGGTTCAAGCGAACGCCGTAAGCCAGCACTTCAACACCACACGCCACCGCTTCACGCAGCGCCTCGGCGTAGGCCGAGTCGATCTCCTCGGCCGGTCGCACCGCTTCAATTCCGCCCAGATTGACGCAATACAACTGCACCGCCCGGATCCCGTCACGAGCCAGATGTGCCAGCTCACGCAGATGCTTGGCGCCACGCTGGGTCACGGCATCGGGAAACGCCGCTACTGCCGTTCCGTCGAAGCCCAGGGTGACGCTTTTCACTTCCACATATGCCGGGCCGCTTGGGTATTCGAGGCGAAAATCGATGCGGCTTTTTTCCTGCCCGTAGGCCACTTCGCGCTTCAACGCGGTAAAGCCGTTCAACTCAGTGATAACGCCAGCCTGCAACGCCTCCTCAACCAAACCGTTGGCCCGGGCGGTATTCACGCAAAACAAGCGGCCCTGCGGGGTTTCACCAATTTCCCAAGTGCCCGGTAATTTGCGTTTCGGGTCATTGGAGCGGCTGAACCAGACCTGTCCGCCCTCGACCTGACAATTGAGCATCGAACCGGTGTTCGGGCAGTGAATGGTCAGCAACTCGCCGCCAACGGTTTCGATATCGGCGAGAAAACGCTTGTAACGACGGATCAGTCGCGCCTCTTCCAGAGGGGGATAAAAGCGCATCAGCCTTGCCAGCTCTTCAAGCCACGTGCGATGCGCTCCACCGCCTCCTGTAGGCGAGGGAGGTTTTGCGTGTAGGCAAAACGCACATGGTGACTGGCCTGATAGCGACCGAAATCCAGCCCCGGCGTGAACGCGACATGTTCGGTTTCGAGGAAATGTCGGCAGAACGCGAAGGCATCGCCGCCGAACTGGCTGATATCGGCGTACAAATAGAACGCGCCCTCAGGCTCCACGGCGATGTTGAAACCCAACTCGCGCAGGGCCGGCAGAAGGAAATCCCGACGACGGCCGAATTCCGCGCGGCGCTCTTCCAGAATCAAGAGGGTGTCCGGCTCGAAACAGGCCAACGCCGCGTACTGCGCCATGCTCGGCGCGCTGATGTAGAGGTTCTGCGCCAGTTTTTCCAACTCGCTGACCGCCGCATCCGGTGCCACCAGCCAGCCCAGGCGCCACCCGGTCATGCCGAAATACTTGGAGAAACTGTTCAACACAAAAGCGTTGTCATCGACTTCCAGCACGCTGGCGGCATCGGTGCCGTACGTCAGGCCGTGATAGATCTCGTCCACCACCAGATGTCCATGCTTAGCCTTGATGGCTGTGGATAACCCGGCCAGTTCATCGCGAGTCAGAATCGTGCCAGTCGGGTTGGCTGGCGAGGCGACCAGTGCGCCGACGCTGTCGTGATCCCAATGGCGCTCGACCAGATCCGGGGTCAGTTGATAGCGCACGTCCGGACCTACAGGAACAAGCTGCGCCGCGCCTTCGACCAAACGCAGGAAGTGCCGGTTGCACGGGTAGCCCGGGTCCGCCAGCAGCCAGTGTTTGCCGGGATCGACCAGCAGCGCGCTAGCCAACAGCAATGCACCGGAGCCACCCGGCGTGATCAGAATCCGTCGTGGATCGATGTTCAAGCCATAACGCGATTGATAAAACCCGGCAATCGCCTCGCGCAGCTCCGGAATGCCGCGCGCGGCGGTGTAGCGCGTCTTGCCTGCCGTCAGCGCCGCTTGCCCGGCACGGATGATCGGCTCGGCGGTGGTGAAGTCCGGCTCGCCGATCTCCAGATGGATCACATCGTGGCCTTCAGCCTGCAATTCATTGGCCCGCGCCAGCAGCGCCATCACATGAAACGGTTCGATCGCACGACTGCGCGCACTGTAGGGCTGAGCCATTGGTTTTCCTTCGGCAGGGAAAAAGAGACGATTCTACCCATCTGCCGGAACGAGCGAGAACCCGCAGCGGTCACAGCCTCAAGAACGCTGGACTGTAACGATATGAGCGTACGCTCCAGGATTGACTAAAATCAGTGATTGAACAGGTCTTCAACACCACCAGACACGGCTTGCCAAACATTTGCAAGCGCCACCCGCCGGGGCCTCGACATCCGGGAGTAGCGCAGGCCGATTTGATCTGGTAAGTTCGCCCGCTTGCAGCCGCAGGGCCGGCAGGTGTCGGTGATGGAGCAATCCTGCGCAATGGATTACAAGAGTAGAGGCGGTCCATTTCATGCCCACCCAAGCAAAGCAACAGCAGCAAACGACGATCAGCGGTTTCGAACCTTACGTTCCGAAAGCCGGTGAAGAGTACATGGGCGCCCCGATGCGTGCGCACTTCACCAAGATCCTGAACAAGTGGAAACAGGACTTGATGCAGGAAGTCGACCGTACTGTTGATCACATGAAGGATGAAGCGGCCAACTTCCCTGACCCGGCCGACCGTGCCAGTCAGGAAGAAGAATTCGCCCTCGAGCTGCGCGCCCGCGACCGCGAGCGCAAGTTGATCAAGAAGATCGACAAGACGCTTGAACTGATCCAGGACGAAGAATACGGCTGGTGCGAATCCTGCGGCATCGAGATCGGCGTCAAGCGCCTCGAAGCCCGTCCTACTGCGGATCTGTGCATCGACTGCAAGACCCTGGCGGAAATCAAGGAAAAGCAGGTCGGCAAGTAATCTCGACCTGAACGAAAAACGGAGCGTGCGAACGCTCCGTTTTTGTTTCTGCCTTTTGCCTTTTGCCTTTTGCCTTTGTGGGAGCGAGCCTGCTCGCGAAAGCGGTGTGTCATTCAACATTTAATCGTCTGACACTACGCTTTCGCGAGCAGGCTCGCTCCCACAGGTTGACCTGCATATAGCCTGAAAAGTAGTTTCGTCTTCATGACTGCCAAGAAATCCCCCGCCTACATCGGCCGCTTCGCCCCAACCCCGAGTGGCCACCTGCACTTCGGTTCGCTGGTCGCTGCCCTCGCCTCCTACCTCGACGCCCGTTCGGTCGGCGGTCGCTGGCTGGTACGCATGGAAGATCTCGATCCGCCCCGTGAAGAGCCCGGTGCGCAAGCGGCAATCCTCAAGGCGCTGGAAAGCTATGGCTTCGAATGGGACGGCGACATGGTGCGGCAGAGCGATCGGCACGCTGCTTACGCCGAAGTGCTCGACAGCCTGTTCAATCACGGTCTGGCCTATGCCTGCACTTGCTCGCGCAAACAACTGGAGCCGTATAACGGGATTTATCCTGGCCTGTGCCGCAATGCCGGCCACGATCAACAGGACGCGGCCATCCGCCTGCGTGTGCCTGAACTGGAATATCACTTCATCGACCGCGTCCAGGGCGAGTACCGCCAGCATCTGGGGCGCGACGTCGGCGATTTCGTGATCCGTCGCCGCGACGGCCTCTACGCCTACCAATTGGCCGTGGTGCTCGACGATGCCTGGCAAGGCATCACCGACATCGTCCGCGGTGCCGACCTGCTCGACTCGACACCGCGCCAGCTCTATCTGCAGGAATTGCTGGGAATGCGCCAGCCGCGTTACTTGCACCTGCCGCTGATTACCCAACCGGACGGCAACAAGCTCGGCAAGTCCTATCGCTCGCCGCCGCTTGAAGCGGATCAAGCCACGCCATTGTTACTGCGAGCCCTGCGCGCCTTGGGGCAAAACCCCGGCGCCGAACTGGCCCACGCTTCGCCGCAAGAGTTACTCAAGTGGGGCAGCTCACACTGGGATGCCAGCAAGATCCCGCGCACACTGACCCTGCCCGAGGCGCAACTGCTATGACGACACTTGCAGTCGTGCGCCCATCCGTTACCATCGCCGCACTTTTTCGGGCACGCGCATAAAAAAGAGAGGCCGGGATGTACATCTATCGCTTGGTCCTGCTTTTAGTCGTGGGGATCTATCTGTTTTCCCCCGCCATCATGGATTGGTGGATCGACGCTACGGGCGCCTGGTATCGCCCCTATCTGCTTTGGCTGATCCTGATTGTCGTGACCTTCATCCTGCAGAGCCAAAAAGATGCCGATGAGCTTTAGCCTGACCCAGATGATCCTGATCAGCGCCGCGTACCTGGCGGTGCTGTTCGGCGTTGCCTGGATCAGCGAACGGGGCATGATCCCGCGCGCGATCATTCGCCACCCGTTGACCTACACCTTGTCGCTGGGGGTTTACGCCAGTGCGTGGGCGTTCTACGGCACGGTCGGCCTGGCTTATCAGTATGGCTACGGCTTTCTGTCCAGTTACCTCGGGGTATCCGGCGCATTTCTGCTGGCGCCAGTGCTGCTCTATCCGATTCTGAAGATCACCCGCACTTATCAATTATCGTCGCTGGCCGATCTGTTCGCGTTTCGCTTTCGCAGCACCTGGGCCGGCGCGCTGACCACGATCTTTATGTTGATCGGCGTGCTGCCCTTGCTGGCGCTGCAGATTCAGGCCGTGGCCGACTCCATTGGCATCCTCACCGGCGAACCGATCCAGAGCCGCGTCGCGCTGGCGTTTTGTGCGCTGATCATTCTGTTCACGATTTTCTTCGGCTCCCGGCATATCGCTACGCGCGAGAAGCACGAAGGATTGGTGTTCGCGATAGCCTTTGAGTCGGTGATCAAACTGATCGCCCTCGGCGGCGTCGGTCTGTATGCGCTGTACGGTGTGTTCGACGGCCCGCAACAACTGGAACTGTGGCTGCTGCAAAACCAGACCGCCCTCGCCGCGCTGCACACGCCATTGCAGGAAGGCCCGTGGCGTACGTTGTTGCTGGTGTTTTTCGCCTCGGCAATCGTGATGCCGCACATGTATCACATGACTTTTACCGAGAACCTCAATCCGCGCTCACTGGTCAGTGCGAGCTGGGGTTTACCGCTGTTCCTGCTGCTGATGAGCCTGGCGGTGCCGCTGATCTTGTGGGCCGGCCTGAAACTCGGCGCCACGACCAATCCGGAATACTTCACTCTCGGCATCGGCATAGCCGCCAACAGCAAACCGCTGGCATTGCTCGCCTATGTCGGCGGTCTGTCGGCGGCCAGCGGATTGATCATTGTGACCACGCTCGCGCTGTCGGGCATGGCACTGAACCACTTGGTGTTACCGCTCTATCAGCCGCCGGCCGAAGGCAATATCTACCGCTGGTTGAAGTGGACTCGCCGGGCGCTGATCGTCGCGATCATCATGGCCGGTTTCGGTTTCTACCTGATGCTCGGCGCCGAGCAGGATCTGGCCAACCTCGGTATCGTCGCGTTTGTGGCGACCCTGCAATTCCTGCCCGGCGTGTTGTCGGTGCTGTACTGGCCGACCGCCAACCGTCGGGGTTTTATCGCCGGTCTGCTGGCAGGGATTCTGGTTTGGGTGGTGACGATGTTGTTGCCGCTGGTCGGCAATCTGCAGGGCTTCTACATCCCGCTGCTGAACATGATTTACGTGCTCGACGACACCAGTTGGCACATGGCAGCCATCGCCTCGCTCGCCGCCAACGTATTGATGTTCACCCTGATCTCGCTGTTCACCAACGCCAGCCCCGAAGAAGCCAGCGCCGCCGAAGCCTGCGCTGTGGATAACGTCCGTCGCCCGCAGCGGCGTGAGCTGCACGCGGCCTCGCCACAGGAATTCGCCACACAACTGGCGAAACCGTTAGGCGCCAAGGCTGCGCAGAAAGAAGTCGAGCAGGCCCTGCGCGATCTTTATCTGCCATTCGACGAACGCCGCCCGTACGCCTTGCGCCGTTTGCGCGATCGCATCGAAGCCAACCTCTCCGGCCTGATGGGCCCGAGCGTGGCGCAGGACATGGTGGAAACCTTCCTGCCTTATAAGGCCGGCGGCGAAAACTATGTGACCGAAGACATCCACTTCATCGAAAGCCGCCTCGAGGATTACCACTCGCGCCTCACCGGTTTGGCTGCCGAGCTCGATGCGCTGCGCCGATACCACCGCCAGACCTTGCAGGAACTGCCGATGGGCGTCTGCTCGCTGGCCAAGGATCAAGAGATCCTGATGTGGAACAAGGCCATGGAAGAACTCACCGGGATCGCCGCACAACGCGTGGTCGGTTCACGTCTGAGCACCATTGGTGAGCCGTGGAAAGAATTGCTGCAGGGTTTCATCAACCTGCCCGACGAGCATTTGCACAAACAGCATCTGGCCCTCGACGGCCAGACCCGCTGGCTGAACCTGCACAAAGCGGCGATCGATGAGCCGTTGGCACCGGGTAACAGCGGACTGGTGTTACTGGTCGAAGATTTGACCGAAACGCAGATGCTCGAAGACAAACTGGTGCACTCCGAGCGCCTGGCCAGCATTGGTCGCCTGGCGGCCGGTGTGGCCCACGAAATCGGCAACCCGATCACCGGCATCGCTTGTCTGGCGCAGAACCTGCGCGAAGAACGCGAAGACGACGGCGAACTGACGGAAATCAGCGGGCAGATTCTCGAACAGACCAAACGCGTCTCGCGCATCGTGCAGTCGCTGATGAGCTTCGCCCACGCCGGCAGCCATCAGCACAGCGACGAGCCCGTTTGTCTGGCCGAAGTCGCCCAGGATGCGATTGGCCTGTTGGCGCTGAACCGACGCAATTTCGAAGTGCAGTTCTACAACCTGTGCGATCCCGATCACTGGGTCGAAGGCGATCCGCAGCGACTCGCCCAGGTCTTGATCAATCTGCTCTCCAACGCCCGCGACGCCTCGCCGCCGCACAGCGCGGTACGGGTCAAGAGCGAAGCCGGCGAACACACGGTCGATCTGATCGTCGAAGACGAAGGCAGCGGTATTCCGAAGAACATCATGGATAGATTGTTCGAACCCTTCTTCACCACCAAGGATCCTGGCGAAGGCACCGGTCTGGGCCTTGCACTGGTCTATTCCATCGTTGAAGAGCATTATGGACAAATCACCATCGACAGCCCGGCTGATGTACAAAGCCAACGCGGCACCCGTATCCGGGTGACCTTACCGCGTCATGTCGAAGCGACGTCCGCTGTGAACTGAGACCGTCGAGAGTATCGAATCAATGCCGCACATTTTGATCGTCGAAGACGAAACAATTATCCGCTCCGCCTTGCGCCGCCTGCTGGAACGCAACCAGTATCAGGTCAGCGAAGCCGGTTCAGTGCAGGAAGCACAAGAACGCTTCACCATTCCTACGTTCGATCTGATCGTCAGCGATCTGCGTTTGCCGGGCGCGCCGGGCACCGAGCTGATCAAGCTCGGCCAGGGCACACCGGTGCTGATCATGACCAGTTACGCCAGCCTGCGCTCGGCGGTCGACTCGATGAAGATGGGCGCGGTGGACTACATCGCCAAGCCTTTCGACCACGACGAAATGCTCCAGGCTGTCGCGCGGATCCTGCGTGATCGCCAATCGGCCCCTGCTGCCGGCGAGCCCGTTGCAGTGAAAACGACCAACGGCAGCGGCAAATCCGCGGTCGACAACAGCAACGGCGAGATCGGCATCATCGGCTCCTGCCCGCCGATGCAGGACCTGTACAGCAAGATCCGCAAGGTCGCGCCGACCGATTCCAATGTGTTGATCCAGGGCGAGTCTGGCACCGGTAAAGAACTGGTGGCCCGCGCCCTGCACAACCTGTCGAAACGCGCCAAGGCGCCGATGATTTCGGTGAACTGCGCGGCCATTCCGGAAAGCCTGATCGAGTCCGAATTGTTCGGCCACGAAAAAGGCGCGTTCACTGGCGCCAGCGCCGGGCGTGCCGGTCTGGTCGAAGCGGCGGACGGCGGCACGTTGTTCCTCGACGAAATCGGCGAACTGCCGCTGGAAGCTCAGGCTCGCCTGCTGCGCGTGTTGCAGGAAGGCGAGATTCGCCGGGTCGGCTCGGTGCAGTCGCAGAAGGTCGATGTACGCCTGATCGCGGCCACTCACCGGGATCTCAAGAGTCTGGCGAAAATCGGCCAGTTCCGCGAAGACCTTTATTACCGCCTGCACGTGATCGCCCTGAAATTGCCAGCCCTGCGCGAGCGCGGCGCCGACGTCAACGAAATCGCCAACGCCTTCCTTGCTCGCCAGAGTGCGCGCATCAACCGTACCGACCTGAAGTTCGCCGCGGATGCCGAACAGGCGATCCGGCATTATTCCTGGCCGGGTAACGTGCGTGAACTGGAGAACGCAGTCGAGCGCGCGGTGATTCTAAGCGAAAGCCCGGAAATCTCGGCCGACCTGCTGGGCATCGACATTGAACTGAGCGATCTGGAAGACGACGAGTTCATCGGCCTGCCGCCACAAACGGCGGGTAACGCCAGCAACAGCAGCCATGAGCCGACCGAAGACCTGTCGCTGGAAGACTACTTCCAGCACTTCGTCCTCGAGCATCAGGACCACATGACCGAGACCGAACTGGCGCGCAAACTGGGCGTCAGCCGTAAATGCCTGTGGGAACGCCGTCAGCGTCTGGGCATTCCACGGCGCAAGACCGGGGTCGCCAGCGAGAGCTGAACGTTACCTGTCGAGTGTGCGGGTAACGTTTGAGGATGTGAAAAAACTGTTACCTCAGTCCTTTCACGTAACAGAAGCCGGGGTTATCGGTAACGAAACCCCGGCTTTTTTTCGCCCCGACAAAACGGTTATATCGACCTAACCCCTTGTTTTATTGGGTTTCGCAAAAGTTGGCACGGCCCCTGCTATATGTTTAGTACAAGAACAATAACAAGCAATGCACAAGACAATAAAAATAAGACGAATCGACTCACGCACAATAAAAACAAGACGGCGAGAGGCGCAGCTAACTGATTCTTTTGGAGAGGCGTTGTATTTGGGGCTTGCCCCACGACCAGGCCGAGAACAATAAAAACTGTCCTAAGACAGAGCCTGTACTGGTTGGATCGAGAGATCACTGCAATTCAGCGACCAAAGCAATCCGTTTGCTCTTGGCTCCCGATTGGGAGGGTCACGAAGGAAACACTTCGTGGCGAGGGCACTCAACAAAAACAAGAAGCCCGAATCAATAATAAAAAGAGCACGCAACTACTTCTTGGGGAGCTTCGGCTCCCCTTGTAGTTTCTCCTCCCCGGCAAAATCCTCCATTTTTATCGCGCGCGATGCCTGTAGCCTGCGGCTTGCAGCTCAAATCGGCCGTGTCCTACACCATCCCCCGACTAAATGCTAGAATCTGCGCCCATCATGCGGTCATTCTTTGGTATGGCCGAACATTCCTTCAAACAGTGCATCCCATGCTGAAGAAGTTGTTCCAGTCATTCCGAACTCCCGTGCGTCGTACGCAACACATCCGCAGCACCCCTGAAGTGCTCAACAGCGGTCAACATTCGCTGCAGAAAACGCAGTTCAGCCGCTATGCGGTGAATATCGTCGAACGCCTGCAAGGTGCCGGTTACCAGGCTTATCTGGTCGGCGGTTGCGTGCGTGACATGCTGCTGGGCATCACGCCCAAGGATTTCGACGTCGCCACCAGCGCCACCCCCGAGCAAGTCCGTGCCGAATTCCGCAATGCGCGGATCATCGGTCGCC comes from Pseudomonas sp. RU47 and encodes:
- a CDS encoding Rieske (2Fe-2S) protein, with the protein product MKFLCTGTELAEAASRGFEVDGNKLFAVRRNGQAYVYLNRCPHRGVGLEWHPDQFLDPSNSLIQCATHGALFLIEDGECVAGPCAGQSLTAIACREDAQGLWIDV
- the sfsA gene encoding DNA/RNA nuclease SfsA; the protein is MRFYPPLEEARLIRRYKRFLADIETVGGELLTIHCPNTGSMLNCQVEGGQVWFSRSNDPKRKLPGTWEIGETPQGRLFCVNTARANGLVEEALQAGVITELNGFTALKREVAYGQEKSRIDFRLEYPSGPAYVEVKSVTLGFDGTAVAAFPDAVTQRGAKHLRELAHLARDGIRAVQLYCVNLGGIEAVRPAEEIDSAYAEALREAVACGVEVLAYGVRLNHEEMVIDRRLDVLLNG
- a CDS encoding pyridoxal phosphate-dependent aminotransferase, with amino-acid sequence MAQPYSARSRAIEPFHVMALLARANELQAEGHDVIHLEIGEPDFTTAEPIIRAGQAALTAGKTRYTAARGIPELREAIAGFYQSRYGLNIDPRRILITPGGSGALLLASALLVDPGKHWLLADPGYPCNRHFLRLVEGAAQLVPVGPDVRYQLTPDLVERHWDHDSVGALVASPANPTGTILTRDELAGLSTAIKAKHGHLVVDEIYHGLTYGTDAASVLEVDDNAFVLNSFSKYFGMTGWRLGWLVAPDAAVSELEKLAQNLYISAPSMAQYAALACFEPDTLLILEERRAEFGRRRDFLLPALRELGFNIAVEPEGAFYLYADISQFGGDAFAFCRHFLETEHVAFTPGLDFGRYQASHHVRFAYTQNLPRLQEAVERIARGLKSWQG
- the dksA gene encoding RNA polymerase-binding protein DksA, giving the protein MPTQAKQQQQTTISGFEPYVPKAGEEYMGAPMRAHFTKILNKWKQDLMQEVDRTVDHMKDEAANFPDPADRASQEEEFALELRARDRERKLIKKIDKTLELIQDEEYGWCESCGIEIGVKRLEARPTADLCIDCKTLAEIKEKQVGK
- the gluQRS gene encoding tRNA glutamyl-Q(34) synthetase GluQRS, with translation MTAKKSPAYIGRFAPTPSGHLHFGSLVAALASYLDARSVGGRWLVRMEDLDPPREEPGAQAAILKALESYGFEWDGDMVRQSDRHAAYAEVLDSLFNHGLAYACTCSRKQLEPYNGIYPGLCRNAGHDQQDAAIRLRVPELEYHFIDRVQGEYRQHLGRDVGDFVIRRRDGLYAYQLAVVLDDAWQGITDIVRGADLLDSTPRQLYLQELLGMRQPRYLHLPLITQPDGNKLGKSYRSPPLEADQATPLLLRALRALGQNPGAELAHASPQELLKWGSSHWDASKIPRTLTLPEAQLL
- a CDS encoding sensor histidine kinase — translated: MPMSFSLTQMILISAAYLAVLFGVAWISERGMIPRAIIRHPLTYTLSLGVYASAWAFYGTVGLAYQYGYGFLSSYLGVSGAFLLAPVLLYPILKITRTYQLSSLADLFAFRFRSTWAGALTTIFMLIGVLPLLALQIQAVADSIGILTGEPIQSRVALAFCALIILFTIFFGSRHIATREKHEGLVFAIAFESVIKLIALGGVGLYALYGVFDGPQQLELWLLQNQTALAALHTPLQEGPWRTLLLVFFASAIVMPHMYHMTFTENLNPRSLVSASWGLPLFLLLMSLAVPLILWAGLKLGATTNPEYFTLGIGIAANSKPLALLAYVGGLSAASGLIIVTTLALSGMALNHLVLPLYQPPAEGNIYRWLKWTRRALIVAIIMAGFGFYLMLGAEQDLANLGIVAFVATLQFLPGVLSVLYWPTANRRGFIAGLLAGILVWVVTMLLPLVGNLQGFYIPLLNMIYVLDDTSWHMAAIASLAANVLMFTLISLFTNASPEEASAAEACAVDNVRRPQRRELHAASPQEFATQLAKPLGAKAAQKEVEQALRDLYLPFDERRPYALRRLRDRIEANLSGLMGPSVAQDMVETFLPYKAGGENYVTEDIHFIESRLEDYHSRLTGLAAELDALRRYHRQTLQELPMGVCSLAKDQEILMWNKAMEELTGIAAQRVVGSRLSTIGEPWKELLQGFINLPDEHLHKQHLALDGQTRWLNLHKAAIDEPLAPGNSGLVLLVEDLTETQMLEDKLVHSERLASIGRLAAGVAHEIGNPITGIACLAQNLREEREDDGELTEISGQILEQTKRVSRIVQSLMSFAHAGSHQHSDEPVCLAEVAQDAIGLLALNRRNFEVQFYNLCDPDHWVEGDPQRLAQVLINLLSNARDASPPHSAVRVKSEAGEHTVDLIVEDEGSGIPKNIMDRLFEPFFTTKDPGEGTGLGLALVYSIVEEHYGQITIDSPADVQSQRGTRIRVTLPRHVEATSAVN
- a CDS encoding sigma-54-dependent transcriptional regulator; amino-acid sequence: MPHILIVEDETIIRSALRRLLERNQYQVSEAGSVQEAQERFTIPTFDLIVSDLRLPGAPGTELIKLGQGTPVLIMTSYASLRSAVDSMKMGAVDYIAKPFDHDEMLQAVARILRDRQSAPAAGEPVAVKTTNGSGKSAVDNSNGEIGIIGSCPPMQDLYSKIRKVAPTDSNVLIQGESGTGKELVARALHNLSKRAKAPMISVNCAAIPESLIESELFGHEKGAFTGASAGRAGLVEAADGGTLFLDEIGELPLEAQARLLRVLQEGEIRRVGSVQSQKVDVRLIAATHRDLKSLAKIGQFREDLYYRLHVIALKLPALRERGADVNEIANAFLARQSARINRTDLKFAADAEQAIRHYSWPGNVRELENAVERAVILSESPEISADLLGIDIELSDLEDDEFIGLPPQTAGNASNSSHEPTEDLSLEDYFQHFVLEHQDHMTETELARKLGVSRKCLWERRQRLGIPRRKTGVASES